The following coding sequences lie in one Metallumcola ferriviriculae genomic window:
- a CDS encoding YaiI/YqxD family protein: protein MFVRIFIDGDACPVKAETVSLADEYKLEVILVASVSHHQHMPGVKLVQVDNMPEAADIAIVNRLEKGDIVVTQDYGLASLVLAKGALALSPRGKDFNHSNIDILLTERHMSAKVRRAGGRTKGPAPFTTADKERFASALRRLIEGGY, encoded by the coding sequence ATGTTTGTAAGAATATTTATCGATGGCGATGCCTGTCCTGTTAAGGCGGAGACAGTTTCCTTGGCAGACGAATATAAGCTGGAGGTAATCCTGGTGGCCAGTGTTTCTCACCATCAACATATGCCGGGAGTAAAGCTGGTACAGGTGGATAATATGCCCGAAGCAGCGGATATTGCTATCGTTAACCGATTGGAGAAAGGTGATATTGTGGTCACTCAAGATTACGGCCTGGCTTCATTGGTGCTGGCTAAGGGTGCATTGGCTCTTTCGCCCCGCGGAAAAGATTTTAACCATAGCAATATTGATATCTTACTGACAGAGAGGCACATGTCTGCTAAGGTTCGCCGGGCAGGAGGTCGAACCAAAGGACCTGCTCCATTTACCACGGCAGATAAGGAACGATTTGCCAGTGCCCTGCGAAGGCTCATTGAGGGCGGCTATTAA
- the dnaG gene encoding DNA primase, with amino-acid sequence MTRFIPEHTIEEIRDSIDIVAVIRDFVALTQRGRNFVGLCPFHSEDTPSFTVSPEKQMWHCFGCGEGGNAYTFLMKHENITFPEAVERLADQAGVTLPEQEEPDPEENRRHSLRQRIYEINRIAARWFYRNLRELPIAENARRYLDKRGLSRKVQDSFGLGYAPDGWEGLLKHLKEKGFEVEDIFQAGLISERKGQSGHYDRFRSRIIFPILDAQGRVTAFGGRITGEGEPKYLNSPETPVFHKGRMLYGLNWAAKTIRAEDRVVIVEGYMDVIAAHQFGAFNTVASLGTAFTPEQGKLLMRFSKNISIAYDSDTAGAKATMRGLDILQSLGAKVRVGQLPEGMDPDDYLRRKGIDEFQRLVATEALSLIEYKLALAMKEYDIGSIEGRVAIVNFLVPDLARLKSAVEREEYIRLVAERLDLSPEAVQTEIRLHSRNSENNRVKKDKIGKNRHNDSLVRYNAETPRVGMERQLLQHILRDARQAQIVSKVIMPETLSDGGVREVLNLLTKIDYADGVQPAVLMDKLSEAGQKTLSHVMVSDEKRLDKFEHLLEKLNLFQVDRMLEELEQGLKDIEKQGGFMDIQKFLVKSFVLLQENDILRRINIKRH; translated from the coding sequence GTGACGCGGTTTATACCGGAACATACAATAGAAGAAATCAGAGATAGTATTGATATAGTTGCGGTGATTAGGGACTTTGTCGCATTGACGCAGCGCGGTCGAAATTTTGTCGGTCTTTGCCCTTTTCACAGTGAAGATACGCCTTCTTTCACGGTCAGCCCGGAGAAACAAATGTGGCACTGCTTTGGCTGCGGTGAGGGTGGCAATGCCTATACCTTCTTGATGAAGCACGAAAACATTACCTTCCCTGAAGCGGTAGAGCGCTTGGCGGATCAAGCAGGAGTAACCCTTCCTGAACAGGAAGAACCCGACCCTGAAGAAAATAGGCGACATAGCTTGCGCCAGCGAATATATGAAATAAATCGTATCGCTGCACGTTGGTTTTATCGCAATTTGCGTGAGCTCCCTATTGCTGAAAATGCCAGGCGGTACCTCGATAAACGGGGATTAAGCAGGAAAGTCCAGGATAGTTTTGGCTTGGGCTATGCCCCGGATGGCTGGGAGGGTTTGCTCAAACACCTCAAAGAAAAGGGTTTTGAGGTGGAGGATATTTTTCAGGCCGGATTAATATCGGAAAGAAAGGGCCAGAGCGGTCATTACGACCGTTTCCGCAGCCGGATTATATTTCCTATCTTGGATGCGCAGGGCAGAGTTACCGCCTTCGGCGGCCGGATCACCGGAGAGGGCGAACCTAAGTATCTTAATTCGCCGGAAACGCCGGTATTCCATAAGGGACGCATGCTTTACGGCCTCAATTGGGCAGCTAAAACTATTCGCGCTGAAGATCGGGTGGTGATAGTGGAGGGCTATATGGATGTGATTGCAGCCCATCAATTTGGTGCTTTCAATACAGTGGCGTCCCTGGGTACTGCTTTTACCCCCGAGCAGGGGAAATTATTGATGCGCTTTAGTAAAAATATTTCTATTGCTTACGACTCTGATACTGCCGGTGCTAAGGCGACCATGCGAGGTTTAGATATCCTGCAATCTCTGGGTGCTAAGGTGCGGGTGGGTCAGCTGCCGGAAGGGATGGACCCCGATGATTATTTGAGGCGTAAAGGCATCGATGAATTTCAACGGTTAGTTGCCACAGAAGCACTTTCTTTAATCGAATATAAGCTTGCTTTGGCTATGAAGGAGTATGACATCGGCTCCATCGAAGGACGGGTAGCAATAGTTAATTTTCTGGTGCCTGATCTTGCGCGGTTAAAAAGTGCCGTGGAGAGGGAAGAATATATTCGATTGGTTGCTGAGCGGTTGGACCTGTCTCCGGAAGCGGTGCAGACGGAAATTCGCTTACATTCAAGAAATAGCGAAAATAATAGAGTAAAAAAGGATAAAATAGGCAAAAATAGGCATAATGACAGTCTCGTGCGGTATAACGCAGAAACGCCTCGGGTGGGAATGGAACGGCAGCTTTTGCAGCATATTTTACGTGATGCCAGACAGGCTCAGATAGTGTCAAAAGTCATTATGCCTGAAACATTATCCGACGGCGGTGTTAGAGAAGTTTTAAACTTGTTGACAAAGATAGATTACGCCGACGGCGTACAGCCGGCAGTGTTAATGGATAAACTAAGCGAAGCGGGTCAAAAGACCCTTTCTCATGTGATGGTCAGCGACGAAAAACGCTTGGATAAATTCGAGCACCTGTTGGAAAAGTTGAACTTATTTCAGGTAGACCGCATGCTGGAGGAACTGGAGCAGGGCCTGAAAGACATTGAAAAACAAGGCGGATTCATGGATATTCAAAAATTCCTAGTAAAGAGCTTTGTTTTATTGCAGGAAAATGACATTTTAAGAAGAATTAATATCAAACGGCACTAA
- the rpoD gene encoding RNA polymerase sigma factor RpoD, whose protein sequence is MKELLLKSENILKLVEQGKKRGVLTYKEIMDALEGIDLTPEEIDEFYEYLNKQGIEVLPEEGAEEKDKDDEGNDVGLDLSVPEGVGIDDPVRMYLKEIGRVPLLTADQEVDLAQRMEQGEEEAKRQLAEANLRLVVSIAKRYVGRGMLFLDLIQEGNLGLIKAVEKFDYRKGYKFSTYATWWIRQAITRAIADQARTIRIPVHMVETINKLIRVSRQLLQEYGREPIPEEIAHEMDISVERVREIMKIAQEPVSLETPIGEEEDSHLGDFIKDEDAPAPAEKASFMLLKEQLEEVLDTLTEREEKVLRLRFGLDDGRSRTLEEVGKEFHVTRERIRQIEAKALRKLRHPSRSKKLKDYLE, encoded by the coding sequence ATGAAAGAACTGCTGCTAAAAAGCGAGAATATACTAAAACTAGTCGAACAGGGTAAGAAACGTGGCGTCCTAACTTATAAAGAAATTATGGATGCTCTTGAAGGCATAGACCTCACCCCCGAAGAAATAGATGAGTTTTATGAATATCTTAACAAACAGGGTATCGAGGTGCTGCCTGAAGAAGGCGCAGAAGAGAAAGACAAAGATGACGAAGGCAATGATGTAGGCCTGGATCTCTCTGTTCCCGAAGGCGTGGGTATCGACGACCCGGTGCGGATGTATCTGAAGGAAATTGGCCGGGTGCCGCTTTTGACTGCTGATCAGGAAGTGGATCTGGCACAACGCATGGAACAGGGAGAAGAAGAAGCCAAGCGCCAACTGGCGGAGGCCAATCTTCGTCTAGTAGTAAGTATCGCTAAAAGATATGTAGGCCGAGGAATGTTATTTCTGGACCTTATTCAGGAGGGTAACCTAGGCCTGATTAAAGCGGTGGAGAAATTCGATTACCGCAAAGGTTATAAATTTAGTACTTATGCTACTTGGTGGATTAGGCAAGCAATTACTCGGGCTATTGCCGACCAGGCCCGAACTATCCGCATTCCAGTGCATATGGTGGAGACCATCAACAAATTAATTCGTGTGAGCAGGCAGCTGCTGCAGGAATATGGCCGCGAACCAATCCCGGAAGAAATCGCTCATGAAATGGATATTTCTGTTGAGCGGGTCCGGGAAATAATGAAAATTGCCCAAGAACCGGTATCTTTGGAAACCCCTATTGGCGAAGAAGAAGATAGTCATTTGGGTGACTTTATTAAGGACGAAGATGCACCGGCACCGGCAGAAAAAGCATCATTTATGCTGCTTAAGGAGCAGCTGGAGGAAGTACTGGACACCCTTACCGAGCGTGAGGAAAAGGTACTGCGTTTGCGTTTTGGATTAGATGATGGTCGTTCTCGTACACTGGAAGAAGTGGGCAAGGAATTTCATGTCACCAGGGAGCGCATTCGGCAGATTGAGGCCAAAGCACTACGTAAATTGCGTCATCCCAGTCGTAGTAAAAAACTGAAAGACTATTTGGAATAA
- a CDS encoding tRNA (adenine(22)-N(1))-methyltransferase: MKLSLRLSTIAAYIPSGSKVADIGTDHAYLPVYLVKQGICPGVIAADIHNAPFQSALRTVESFCLGDKISVRLGDGLKVLRPGEVETIVIAGMGGNTMEQIFSRAPEVIKDVRRLVLQPMTDTEKIREWLWANGWILLDEDLVAEDGKLYEFLVAEPGREQPKDSLIGPRLIEKRHPLLTKLLEQKEKQLAGILAGVSKSTDSSTRAQIGELQEQLEKIEKVKKWLTAEQSAN, encoded by the coding sequence ATGAAACTTTCGCTGCGTTTAAGCACTATTGCAGCATACATCCCATCAGGCAGTAAAGTCGCAGACATTGGTACAGACCATGCCTATTTGCCTGTCTACTTGGTGAAACAGGGTATTTGCCCCGGCGTGATTGCTGCTGATATCCATAATGCCCCTTTTCAGAGTGCGCTGCGTACAGTGGAAAGCTTTTGTCTGGGAGATAAAATATCAGTCCGTTTGGGCGATGGCCTCAAAGTATTGCGTCCCGGTGAGGTAGAAACCATAGTCATTGCCGGTATGGGCGGAAATACCATGGAGCAAATTTTTTCTCGGGCTCCTGAAGTGATTAAAGACGTACGCCGATTGGTGCTTCAGCCCATGACCGATACGGAAAAAATCAGGGAATGGCTTTGGGCCAACGGCTGGATATTGTTGGATGAAGATTTGGTAGCCGAAGACGGCAAACTTTACGAGTTTTTAGTAGCAGAGCCGGGCAGAGAACAACCAAAGGACTCGCTGATCGGGCCCCGGTTGATAGAGAAACGTCACCCGCTGCTAACCAAACTTTTAGAACAAAAAGAGAAACAATTGGCCGGGATACTGGCCGGGGTAAGTAAGAGCACCGACTCGTCTACCCGAGCACAAATCGGCGAATTGCAAGAGCAGCTTGAAAAGATAGAGAAGGTGAAAAAATGGTTGACTGCAGAACAATCTGCGAATTAA
- a CDS encoding Nif3-like dinuclear metal center hexameric protein, whose protein sequence is MVDCRTICELIEELAPPARAEQWDNIGLQLGEPDALVKSVLVSLDIESQVVEEAVAEGVDMIIAHHPFFFKPISHLRTDQPWGSMVKKLLKHDVMVYIAHTNLDNADEGINHYLADYLGLKNAAVLAPADGQKLYKLVVFVPKDNVDAVRGAISEAGGGWLGNYSHCTFQTLGEGSFKPLGGTKPYIGQVGELERVAEYRLETIVLADKLSRVLEAMTEAHPYEEVAYDVYPLANEGKPYGLGRVGDLAEAENLEAFARRVKRTLGCEQVRVVGDIQHPMTRVAVCGGSGASLVDHALRQKADVLVTGDLKFHEAQDAVAKGLAIVDAGHYATERIIVPVLARYLQEKLDSTKVIMSQENTNPWQHF, encoded by the coding sequence ATGGTTGACTGCAGAACAATCTGCGAATTAATTGAAGAATTGGCTCCACCTGCACGAGCGGAGCAATGGGACAATATCGGTCTCCAGTTGGGGGAACCGGATGCCCTAGTGAAATCCGTCTTGGTATCATTAGATATTGAGAGCCAAGTGGTGGAAGAGGCGGTGGCCGAGGGCGTGGATATGATTATCGCCCATCATCCATTTTTCTTTAAACCCATTTCCCATCTTCGGACAGATCAGCCCTGGGGCAGCATGGTTAAAAAGCTGCTAAAACATGATGTGATGGTATATATAGCTCATACTAACCTGGATAATGCTGATGAGGGCATTAATCATTACTTAGCGGATTATCTAGGTCTCAAAAATGCAGCTGTACTGGCTCCTGCTGACGGGCAGAAATTATACAAATTAGTGGTGTTTGTACCTAAGGATAATGTAGATGCAGTGCGTGGAGCCATTAGTGAAGCCGGTGGAGGTTGGCTAGGAAATTATTCTCACTGTACATTTCAGACACTTGGTGAAGGATCATTTAAACCATTAGGCGGAACAAAGCCCTATATCGGTCAGGTAGGGGAGCTGGAACGGGTAGCAGAATATCGATTGGAGACCATCGTATTAGCTGATAAGTTAAGCCGGGTTTTAGAGGCCATGACCGAGGCCCACCCATATGAGGAAGTGGCCTATGACGTATATCCGTTGGCCAATGAAGGCAAACCTTACGGACTTGGTCGCGTGGGCGATTTGGCCGAAGCGGAAAACCTAGAAGCTTTTGCCCGCCGGGTCAAACGAACTCTGGGCTGTGAGCAAGTGCGGGTGGTTGGCGATATCCAACACCCTATGACCAGAGTTGCCGTTTGCGGCGGTTCCGGCGCTTCTTTGGTAGACCATGCCCTACGCCAAAAGGCCGATGTATTGGTTACCGGAGACTTGAAATTTCACGAGGCCCAAGATGCAGTGGCCAAAGGATTAGCTATAGTGGACGCAGGCCATTACGCTACAGAGAGAATTATCGTGCCGGTGTTGGCCAGGTATCTGCAGGAAAAACTAGACAGCACAAAAGTGATTATGTCCCAGGAAAACACAAATCCTTGGCAGCATTTTTAG
- a CDS encoding zinc ribbon domain-containing protein yields the protein MSGLEKLWQAQNKLKEYKQVKQQAKDESVLPVLKAKKAELEKRMQQLKSKKEQLKQLEKEIKSGEMKCSSLTDKVKELQSELYNGEHNNPKELHGFEQKLKQTKEELSSCEDRVLEISQEQEDLSNAIEEINARLTNEKNAYKEQVKEYEQWKKEIKARQEKLQKEADKMMGKIDAELMELYQLKSKRLGDIVVSRVEDGSCSGCRINISPMVLKEIKQAQHKHITCESCGRLLFYKE from the coding sequence ATGAGTGGGTTAGAAAAACTATGGCAGGCGCAGAACAAGCTAAAAGAATATAAGCAGGTCAAACAACAGGCAAAGGATGAAAGCGTGCTGCCTGTGTTAAAGGCGAAGAAGGCCGAACTGGAAAAGAGAATGCAGCAGTTAAAAAGTAAAAAGGAACAGTTAAAACAATTAGAGAAAGAAATTAAGTCTGGCGAAATGAAATGCTCCTCATTAACAGACAAGGTGAAGGAATTACAGTCAGAGCTTTATAACGGTGAGCACAATAACCCTAAAGAGCTGCATGGCTTTGAACAAAAGCTGAAACAGACGAAAGAAGAGCTTTCTTCATGTGAGGACAGAGTATTGGAAATTAGTCAAGAGCAAGAAGATTTATCTAATGCCATTGAAGAAATAAACGCTCGGCTAACCAACGAAAAGAATGCCTACAAAGAACAGGTAAAGGAATACGAGCAGTGGAAGAAAGAAATCAAAGCGCGGCAGGAGAAACTCCAGAAGGAAGCAGATAAGATGATGGGTAAAATTGATGCGGAACTAATGGAATTATACCAACTCAAATCCAAACGCTTGGGTGACATCGTGGTATCTCGGGTGGAAGACGGGTCCTGCAGTGGCTGCCGGATAAATATTTCGCCAATGGTACTTAAGGAAATTAAGCAAGCGCAGCACAAGCATATAACCTGCGAAAGCTGCGGCCGGTTGCTATTTTACAAAGAATAA
- a CDS encoding IS3 family transposase, with protein MCLTFGEHFSYDNACAESFFATLKKELVHRRHFKTRSQASLVIIEYMIHGITPNEFIVI; from the coding sequence ATGTGTCTAACATTTGGGGAGCACTTCAGTTATGACAATGCATGTGCTGAATCCTTTTTCGCTACGCTGAAAAAAGAACTTGTACACAGGAGGCATTTTAAGACTCGATCTCAAGCAAGTCTAGTTATTATTGAATACATGATTCATGGTATAACTCCAAACGAATTCATAGTCATTTAG
- a CDS encoding IS1634 family transposase, with translation MAAIVYQTDKRSGITYAYESVSYWDKDKQQSRAKRTLIGRVDNETKEIVPTDGRGRKKKEVPAPLQRGPVPSIQTSRSFYGATYLLDAIGEKLSITEDLKHCFPSIYWQILSIVYYLILEDKNPLYRFEKWSSLHKHPYGKNITSQRSSELFTSITEEAKNKFFQLQGKRRTEKEFWAYDITSISSYSEHLRQVQYGKNKESDPLAQLNLALVFGERSNLPFYYRKLAGNIPDSKTIKNLLADLDVLGFSKVKLVMDRGFYSQDNINALFKEHLKFLISVKISLAFIRKELDLIYDKFRIFEHYSEKYELYCHTVQTNWLYTQYRPYKGDTLSEPRRIYIHYYYNIDKAAEDEKAFDRKLIALRHELESGKRVPEHENLYKKYFETKTTPKRGTKVTANEHAVTKAKRYYGFFALLTNEKMDAITALELYRNKDVVEKAFGNLKERLNMRRTLVSSEQSLDGKLFVEFVALIYLSYIKKQMQETDLFKSYTLQSALDKLDVIECFEAPGQKLRVGELLEKQKEIYIGLGVAPPSSL, from the coding sequence ATGGCAGCCATCGTCTATCAGACAGATAAGCGATCAGGGATTACATACGCCTATGAATCCGTTTCTTACTGGGATAAGGACAAGCAGCAATCCCGGGCAAAAAGGACGCTCATCGGCCGGGTAGACAATGAAACCAAAGAGATAGTCCCGACAGACGGCAGAGGCCGGAAAAAGAAAGAAGTGCCTGCGCCTCTCCAAAGAGGCCCTGTCCCATCTATTCAAACATCAAGGTCCTTCTACGGAGCAACGTATCTGCTGGACGCTATTGGTGAAAAGCTCAGCATTACCGAGGATTTGAAACACTGTTTTCCAAGTATTTATTGGCAAATTCTTTCGATTGTGTATTACCTGATTCTTGAGGATAAAAACCCCCTCTATCGTTTTGAAAAATGGAGCAGCTTACATAAGCATCCTTACGGTAAGAACATAACCTCCCAGCGAAGCAGCGAACTCTTCACATCCATCACCGAAGAAGCAAAGAACAAATTCTTTCAGCTGCAAGGGAAACGGCGGACAGAAAAGGAGTTCTGGGCATATGACATTACTTCCATCTCCAGCTATTCTGAACATCTACGCCAAGTGCAATACGGCAAGAATAAAGAGAGCGATCCACTGGCTCAACTGAACCTGGCGTTAGTGTTCGGTGAAAGGTCCAACCTTCCTTTTTATTACCGCAAACTGGCTGGAAACATTCCTGATTCCAAAACAATTAAGAATTTACTTGCTGATTTGGATGTCCTTGGTTTTTCCAAAGTGAAGCTGGTTATGGACAGAGGCTTCTATAGTCAAGATAATATCAATGCCCTCTTTAAAGAACACTTGAAATTCCTGATCTCCGTAAAAATATCCCTCGCTTTTATCAGGAAAGAATTGGACCTCATCTACGATAAGTTTCGTATATTTGAACACTATAGCGAGAAATACGAGCTGTATTGCCATACAGTACAGACTAATTGGCTTTATACACAGTACCGTCCGTATAAAGGGGACACCCTCTCAGAACCCAGGCGCATCTACATTCACTATTATTACAACATTGATAAAGCAGCTGAAGACGAAAAAGCCTTTGACCGAAAGTTAATCGCACTGCGCCATGAACTGGAGTCAGGTAAGAGGGTTCCTGAACATGAAAACCTCTATAAAAAGTATTTCGAGACGAAAACTACGCCAAAACGAGGGACAAAGGTCACCGCCAATGAACATGCCGTTACTAAAGCAAAACGGTATTATGGATTCTTTGCCCTTTTGACTAATGAAAAAATGGATGCCATTACCGCGCTGGAGCTCTACCGCAATAAGGATGTGGTTGAAAAAGCATTTGGCAACCTTAAGGAACGACTGAACATGCGCCGCACATTGGTTTCCTCGGAGCAAAGCCTTGACGGTAAACTTTTTGTAGAGTTTGTGGCTCTCATCTATCTTTCTTACATCAAAAAGCAGATGCAGGAGACGGATTTATTCAAAAGTTATACCTTGCAGAGTGCCCTAGATAAACTTGACGTCATCGAATGTTTTGAAGCGCCAGGGCAAAAACTGCGTGTTGGTGAGCTTCTTGAGAAACAGAAGGAGATCTATATAGGCTTGGGCGTTGCTCCACCCTCCTCGTTATGA
- a CDS encoding helix-turn-helix transcriptional regulator, which produces MKNKIKELRKKQKITQEELANTLGVTRQTINAIENNKYNPTLELAMKLARLLGIRVDELFILED; this is translated from the coding sequence GTGAAAAATAAAATAAAAGAACTACGAAAGAAACAAAAAATCACTCAAGAAGAGTTAGCAAATACCTTAGGTGTTACCAGACAGACAATTAACGCAATAGAAAACAACAAGTATAATCCAACGCTTGAACTGGCAATGAAACTGGCGAGATTACTCGGAATTCGTGTTGATGAACTATTTATTCTTGAGGATTAG
- a CDS encoding N-acetyltransferase: MSDYLELRKFGELNLEEQFFDSLKEDYPGFEGWFLTRLDKQAYVYFEEEFIQGFLYLKLEEGPVRDVTPNISNEKVLKIGTCKINPHGTRLGERFIKKALDYAIVNGVEVCYVTIFEKHKALIELLMRYGFYHYGIKETENGQELVLVKDMEAIRDDVLLDYPLISQETQKKYLLAIYPKYHTKMFPDSILKTETFDILEDVSYTNSIHKIYVCSMPVYMCNPGDIIVIYRTSDGKGHAEYRSVATSICVVEEVYSKDDFRDFDEFFKYANTYSIFDRDGLRPWFKKKECYTIRMTYNAALTKRLIRKNLSDTVGLDRTDRWSFLELSDEQFEKIIKLGKVNRNIFVD; this comes from the coding sequence ATGAGTGATTATCTTGAATTAAGAAAATTTGGTGAATTGAATTTGGAGGAGCAGTTTTTTGATTCATTAAAGGAGGACTATCCAGGTTTTGAGGGCTGGTTTCTTACTAGACTAGACAAACAAGCATACGTCTATTTTGAGGAAGAATTTATTCAGGGGTTCCTGTATTTAAAACTGGAAGAAGGACCTGTCCGGGATGTTACTCCTAATATTAGTAACGAAAAGGTACTAAAGATTGGAACGTGTAAAATTAACCCTCACGGGACTAGGCTAGGTGAACGTTTCATTAAAAAAGCGTTAGATTATGCTATTGTTAATGGGGTTGAAGTTTGTTATGTAACTATTTTTGAAAAACACAAAGCTCTTATTGAACTATTAATGAGGTATGGGTTTTACCATTACGGTATTAAAGAAACAGAAAATGGGCAGGAGCTCGTTCTAGTAAAAGACATGGAAGCAATAAGAGATGATGTACTTTTGGATTACCCATTAATATCGCAGGAGACCCAGAAGAAGTATTTATTGGCAATTTACCCTAAATATCATACAAAAATGTTTCCGGATTCGATACTAAAGACAGAAACATTTGATATACTTGAGGATGTTTCATACACTAACAGTATTCATAAAATTTATGTCTGTAGTATGCCGGTTTATATGTGCAATCCGGGAGATATTATAGTGATTTATCGTACTTCTGATGGGAAAGGGCATGCAGAATATAGGTCCGTTGCAACCTCTATTTGTGTTGTAGAGGAAGTATACTCTAAGGATGATTTCAGAGATTTTGATGAATTTTTTAAATACGCCAATACATATAGTATTTTTGATCGGGATGGCCTTAGGCCTTGGTTTAAAAAGAAAGAATGTTATACAATTAGAATGACTTACAATGCGGCGCTTACTAAAAGGTTAATTAGGAAAAATCTTTCAGATACAGTAGGTTTAGATAGAACAGATAGGTGGTCATTTTTAGAACTCAGCGACGAGCAGTTTGAAAAAATAATTAAGTTGGGAAAAGTAAATAGGAATATTTTTGTTGATTAA
- a CDS encoding ASCH domain-containing protein, with protein MKRIVLSIKPQYVKAIIEGDKIAELRRKRPGIARGDSIYIYETTPTKAFSAVAEVKEIIELSIDELWERVREICAISWEKFNEYFKGCKVGYALIITKVKKLIKPLGLYEVREKIPNYRPPQFFHYVDNTHPIQNLIESRILVI; from the coding sequence ATGAAGCGGATTGTATTATCAATTAAGCCCCAGTATGTTAAGGCGATTATTGAGGGTGACAAGATAGCAGAACTAAGGAGAAAAAGGCCAGGTATTGCAAGGGGCGATAGTATATATATATATGAAACTACTCCAACCAAGGCGTTTTCAGCGGTTGCTGAGGTTAAAGAAATTATTGAGTTAAGCATCGATGAGCTTTGGGAGAGGGTACGAGAGATTTGTGCAATAAGTTGGGAAAAATTCAATGAATACTTTAAGGGATGTAAAGTAGGCTACGCTTTAATTATCACTAAAGTCAAGAAGCTCATTAAACCATTAGGTTTATATGAAGTTAGAGAAAAGATTCCTAATTATAGACCCCCGCAATTCTTCCATTACGTTGATAATACGCATCCCATTCAGAATTTAATCGAGTCTAGAATTTTAGTAATATAG